Genomic segment of bacterium:
GGAACCGAACAGTCCTGATTCTGCCACGACTGACCGCCGTTGGTCGTATGCAGCAGTGTTCCCCCCGCTCCCACCACCCAGCCGTTCACGGGATCGGCAAACGACACCCCGTGAATATCCTCCCACACGTCAGCGTCCTGCGTCGTCCAGCCGGCTCCGCCGTCGGTGGTATGGAGAATCGTGCCGAGCGCGCCCACCGCCCAGCCGTTCTGCGCGTCGGCGAAATCCACATCACGTAAAGTGTGCATCGTGGGACGGGCCTGTAAACTCCAGTTCGATCCGCCGTCGGTCGTGTGCAGAATCGTTCCCCAGGCTCCCGCCGCCCATCCAAGATCGTTCCCTGCAAATGAAATCGCCATCAAGCCGCTCGGCACTCCCGTATTCCAGCGATTCCACGATCCGCCGTCATCGGTGGAATGGCAGAGCGTTCCGCCGTCGCCGCTGACCCAGACGGTTCCGCCGGGGGTGACCGTAATCTGCCAGAGCACGGCTCGCTCAGCGATGTCGCGCGATTCCCAGGAATCACCGCCGTCGGTGGTTCGCAATACCGTCCCGCCGCTGCCCGCCGCCCAGGCGACGGATGAATTCCGGCAGACGACACTGGTCAGTCCGGTGTTCACGTTCGGGCTTTGCTGTGTCCATTCTGCGCCGCCGTTGGTGGTGTGAAAGATCTCGCCGCCGGTACTCACCACCCAGCCGTGTTGATTTCCGCTGAAGGCGATATCGGAAAACTCACCGCCGCAGGCTACGGGTTGTTCGGCCCACGACAATCCGCCGTCATAAGAGAAGAAGACTACGCCGTGGTAGTGGCGGGCGTCATAGCCGACCACCCATCCATGCGAGGCATCCGCGAAATGAATCGCCCACAGATCGTAGTCATCTTCACTGTGATACCAGTACCAGTTCAGTCCGCCGTTTTCCGTGTACCAGAGATTGCCCGCCCCCACGGCATAGCCGGTGTTCTCGTTGAGAAAGAACACGTCCCGAATCCGGTACGGTGCGGCGAACGACTGCCGCGACCAGTTCATGCCGCCGTTGGTCGTGCGGCAGATCGCTCCCCGGTTGGTTTCCGAGTCGAATCCCGCCGCCCAGCCGTGGTTCGGATCCACGAACGTCACCGCCTCAAAGCGGGCACGCGTACCGCTCGTTTGCGCGTTCCACGTGGTTCCGCCGTCGGTCGTGTGCAGAATCGTTCCGTAGCCGCCCACCGCCCAGCCGGTCAGATCGTCCACGAACACAACGTCACTGATCGTGTGACCCCACGGTCGCGGATTCTGCCATTCCCAGTCCTGCGTAAATCCCGTCTGTACGAGGAGGGCCGTCGTTACCAGCGCCAAGAGAAAGTTCCGCATGGCGTCCTCCTGTTTTCATTGTTGCGAAAGATACTATTTCAGAAGAAGGAGTCGCTGGGTGGTTTGTGTGCCACCCGCCTGAAGCTCGGTAGAATAAGTTCCGCCAGTTACTTGGCCGTCTTCGCCAGTTCCACCGCCCGTTTCGAGATCTCTTCGATGGGAGTCTCGATGCCGTGGAACTCCATGTTCTTGAAAATGTCGGGCGTTTCTTTCTTCGCTTCCTCGACGATGCGCAAGCCTTCTTCCCACTTGTTCCCGGTCATACGCACCACCATCGGCTTGGAAAGTCCGTGCTCGCGGAGGAACTGAATGACTCCCTTCGCGAAATCGTCACAACGCGAAATTCCGCCGAAGCGCGCGCCGAAAATCACCTTTACCTGCGGATTATCGTCGAGCAGAACCAGCATCTTGGCGATGCGCTCGGGAGACGGGCCACCGCCCGAGTCCATGAAGTTGGCCGGCTTGCCGCCATAATGATGAATGAAATCGTTGCCGAGAATCCCGAATCCCGCACCGCCGGGGAACATGCCGATGTTGCCGTCGAGATCCACATAGGGAATCCCCCACTCCTGCGCCTGCTTTTCGCGCGGCGTGAGTTCGCCCACTTCGTGCCGCGCCCCGATCCCCATCTCCGCAAACTCGGGATGACGGAACAGCGCGTCGTCGTCGAGCGCGATGCGGGCGTCGGCGGCGATCCAATTTCCGTCCTTCGTCCGCACCAGCGGATTGATTTCCACGACCTTCGCGTCGAGCTTCTTGAACAGATGGAACAGCCGCACGGCAATATCGGAGACCGCCTTCAGATCATCACCTCCCAAACCAAGCCGCTGCGCCATCTGAATCCCGTGATAGGGATAGCAAGGCTCGTCAATCTCGAACGCGATTTTGATGATCTTGTCGGGCGAGGTCTTGGCCGTCTCCTCGATCTCCACTCCGCCCTCCGCGCAGCCGATCAGCACCAGTTTGTAGTGCGCGCGGTCAATCGTCACTCCCAGATAGATCTCGCGCTCGATCTCCAGCGCCGGTTCGATCAGGAGTTTCTCAACGGGATAGTCTTTAATGACCAATCCGAGAATCTTCGCGGCGTGTTCGTTGGCTTCGGCTTCGCTTTTCGCGAGCTTCACTCCGCCCGCCTTGCCGCGTCCGCCGGTCAAAACCTGCGCCTTAACGATCACTGGAAAGCCGATTTCCTGGGCAACCGTCACGGCATCTTCCACCGTCGCTGCGACTTTCCCTTTTGAAGTGGGAATCTTGTTCTTGGCAAAAAACGCTTTGCCTTCGTGTTCGTAGAGTCTCATGTGCGTCCTGTTCTTCTCCCTCCGCTTGCGGGGGGACCAAGGGGGGCTACAACTTCTCTTCCACGCTCTTGATCTTGTCTTCCATGTGCGCGTCTTTGTCGCGGCGGTCGTCAATCTTGATGACCGTTCCCACCCGTTTCGCGCCCATCGCAAACACCGCTTCCTGCATCTTGCGGATGACCTCGAAACACACGTCCACGTCCCCTTCCAGCGTGGTGAACATCGGATCGAGCCGGTACCTCACGCGGCCGTCTTCGCGGAGCACCCGCTCCGCCGCCGCCACGTACTTCGACAAACTCGTCCCCACGTCCGTCGGGGCAATGGATACCGCGACAATAGCCATGTCAATCCCCGTCTTCCACTTCCGCCGGCACGACGTACCCCGCCCGCAGTTCCGGATGATGAATCTTGCCGCCCAGCGAAGCGGTGTAGAGCATCACCAGCAGCGAAATCACCGACAGGGCCAGAATCGAAACCGAGGCTATCACCTTCAGCGATTTCTGCTTGTGCAGGAGATAGAGTCCGCCCAGCGTCGCGAGGCCGACGAGGATCATCATCACCTGTGCCGTCACCGCCGCGTCCTCGTGCTGCTCGATTCGCTGCTCCGAGATGTCCGGCAGACCCTTGATGACGTCCGCCGCTCCATCCCCCGTCAGATAGGCCGGAAACACCGCCAGCGCCGCCAGCAGAAACACGAGCAAGGCTGCGCGCTGCACGTCCGCGCTCCGGCGGATCAGGCCGTACACCAACACCATCAGCCCGAATCCGAGCCCCATCATCGGAATGTGATTGAATGCGAGATGAAGCTGCGCGAGATTCATCGCGTAATCCCCTTTGCCTTTTCCTCAAATCCCTTCCTGCCCATCAGCCCGTAGGTAAGCTGTTTGCCCAGTTCCACGCCCGGCTGATCGAAGGGATTGATGTGGTAGAGATGTCCGCATAGCGCGGTCACGATTTCAAAGAGCATGAAGAACTCGCCTATCGCCCGCGCGTCCACCCGCGGAAACGTGATCGTCAGCGACGGCCGGTGATTGCGAGCCAGCGCTTCGCGCGTGGCGGCGAACTCCGCGGCCATGAGCTTGTTCATCGTCTGCCCGCCCAGATAGCCGAGCGAAGACACGTTGCGATAGAGCGCGGGCAACTTGAGCGTGTGCTCGAACTCTT
This window contains:
- a CDS encoding T9SS type A sorting domain-containing protein, translated to MRNFLLALVTTALLVQTGFTQDWEWQNPRPWGHTISDVVFVDDLTGWAVGGYGTILHTTDGGTTWNAQTSGTRARFEAVTFVDPNHGWAAGFDSETNRGAICRTTNGGMNWSRQSFAAPYRIRDVFFLNENTGYAVGAGNLWYTENGGLNWYWYHSEDDYDLWAIHFADASHGWVVGYDARHYHGVVFFSYDGGLSWAEQPVACGGEFSDIAFSGNQHGWVVSTGGEIFHTTNGGAEWTQQSPNVNTGLTSVVCRNSSVAWAAGSGGTVLRTTDGGDSWESRDIAERAVLWQITVTPGGTVWVSGDGGTLCHSTDDGGSWNRWNTGVPSGLMAISFAGNDLGWAAGAWGTILHTTDGGSNWSLQARPTMHTLRDVDFADAQNGWAVGALGTILHTTDGGAGWTTQDADVWEDIHGVSFADPVNGWVVGAGGTLLHTTNGGQSWQNQDCSVPGMDLWDVTCLDAQRAWAVGFYETTQVIAAIFHTTNGGAEWTVQRSFGNLILLGVNFADANSGWAVGYNIQLGRRFVVVTTDGGAIWTPQTAAAGDILLDVAAGDAQSAVAVGFAGGIMRTTDGGTTWTNESGGTDNDLWGITAVGNHLWTVGSGGTILHWPATAAVPPEIESSLSPRDFTLAVYPNPFNARATITFDLPLSSRVTIVIYDVMGRIVERLTDQVFAAGPHSVALDGAGLASGIYFARLETSSVARTQKIVLLR
- a CDS encoding acetate--CoA ligase family protein, whose amino-acid sequence is MRLYEHEGKAFFAKNKIPTSKGKVAATVEDAVTVAQEIGFPVIVKAQVLTGGRGKAGGVKLAKSEAEANEHAAKILGLVIKDYPVEKLLIEPALEIEREIYLGVTIDRAHYKLVLIGCAEGGVEIEETAKTSPDKIIKIAFEIDEPCYPYHGIQMAQRLGLGGDDLKAVSDIAVRLFHLFKKLDAKVVEINPLVRTKDGNWIAADARIALDDDALFRHPEFAEMGIGARHEVGELTPREKQAQEWGIPYVDLDGNIGMFPGGAGFGILGNDFIHHYGGKPANFMDSGGGPSPERIAKMLVLLDDNPQVKVIFGARFGGISRCDDFAKGVIQFLREHGLSKPMVVRMTGNKWEEGLRIVEEAKKETPDIFKNMEFHGIETPIEEISKRAVELAKTAK
- a CDS encoding MTH1187 family thiamine-binding protein; the encoded protein is MAIVAVSIAPTDVGTSLSKYVAAAERVLREDGRVRYRLDPMFTTLEGDVDVCFEVIRKMQEAVFAMGAKRVGTVIKIDDRRDKDAHMEDKIKSVEEKL